A section of the Dehalococcoidia bacterium genome encodes:
- a CDS encoding SDR family NAD(P)-dependent oxidoreductase produces the protein MDVEGVVALVTGGASGLGEATVRRLVSAGAKALILDLNVQRGEALAAELGAAAAFAQADVTDEDAVARAVQRAQELGPLRVVVNCAGIGWASRVVGRDGTPHRLDHFRKVIEVNLVGTFNVRRLAAAAMAGLDPLPTGERGVIINTASVAAFEGQVGQVAYAASKAGVVGLTLPAARDLAGLGIRVVTIAPGVFDTPLLGLLPEPQRQALEQNVPFPRRLGTPEEYAMLVEAIVRNPYLNGETIRLDGALRMPPR, from the coding sequence ATGGACGTAGAAGGCGTGGTAGCCCTGGTGACTGGTGGCGCCTCGGGGCTGGGGGAGGCCACCGTCCGCCGTCTGGTGTCCGCAGGAGCCAAGGCCCTCATCCTGGACCTGAACGTCCAGCGTGGTGAGGCCCTGGCGGCGGAGCTGGGCGCGGCGGCTGCCTTCGCCCAGGCGGACGTGACCGACGAGGACGCCGTGGCCAGGGCAGTGCAGCGGGCCCAGGAGCTAGGCCCCCTAAGGGTGGTGGTCAACTGTGCTGGCATCGGCTGGGCCTCCAGGGTGGTGGGTCGCGATGGCACCCCCCACAGGCTGGACCATTTCCGCAAGGTCATCGAGGTGAACCTGGTGGGCACCTTCAACGTCCGGCGTCTGGCGGCGGCGGCCATGGCGGGTCTGGACCCCCTGCCCACGGGCGAGCGAGGGGTCATCATCAATACCGCCTCGGTAGCTGCCTTTGAGGGGCAGGTGGGGCAAGTGGCCTATGCCGCCTCCAAGGCGGGGGTGGTGGGCCTCACCCTGCCAGCGGCACGAGACCTGGCCGGATTGGGCATCCGGGTAGTGACCATAGCCCCCGGCGTCTTCGACACCCCGCTTTTGGGGCTCCTGCCCGAGCCTCAGCGGCAGGCCCTGGAGCAGAACGTGCCCTTCCCCAGGCGGCTGGGTACCCCCGAGGAGTATGCCATGCTGGTGGAGGCCATCGTCCGCAACCCGTATCTGAATGGGGAGACCATCCGCCTGGATGGGGCCTTACGCATGCCTCCCCGCTAG
- a CDS encoding CaiB/BaiF CoA-transferase family protein has product MSEANVGSARGWVKRRCAWVALLLNSPSVLPLSGVRVLALEQAVAVPLATRHLADMGAEVIKLERPGSGDFARSYDSLVKGQSTYFVWINRGKKSVTIQLKHPKGRELVRALARQADVFVQNLAPGAAERLGLGGQELLALNPRLIYCSLTGYGSSGPYRDKKAYDLLLQGEVGVISTTGTPEAPAKVGISIVDIAGGMYVLNGILLALLERERTGRGRVLEVSLFDAIAEWMHVPLLYVMHTGRPFPRAGQRHNMIVPYGPYRCGQEGSVNLAIQNQEEWRRFCAVVLEEPELADDPRYADNQRRVMHRETLEAHIEERFASLGISEVVRRLEEAEVPYGLVRDVTDLPRHPQLAARGRWLEVGSPGGPITMLRFPIEAPGWEQEPSRIPALGEHTREVLSRLGLSPEELDALAEEGVI; this is encoded by the coding sequence GTGTCCGAGGCCAATGTAGGGTCGGCGCGGGGTTGGGTCAAGCGCCGTTGCGCCTGGGTAGCCCTCTTGCTAAACTCCCCATCGGTGCTCCCCCTTAGCGGCGTGCGCGTCCTGGCCTTGGAGCAAGCGGTGGCCGTGCCTCTGGCCACCCGCCACCTGGCGGATATGGGGGCGGAGGTCATCAAGTTGGAGCGCCCAGGTAGTGGCGACTTCGCCCGCAGCTACGATAGCCTAGTAAAGGGCCAAAGCACCTACTTCGTCTGGATCAACCGCGGCAAGAAGAGCGTCACCATCCAGCTGAAGCACCCCAAAGGGCGAGAGTTGGTGCGGGCCCTGGCCCGCCAGGCGGATGTATTTGTCCAGAACTTGGCCCCTGGGGCAGCGGAGAGGCTAGGCCTGGGAGGGCAGGAGCTCCTCGCCCTCAACCCCCGCCTCATCTATTGTTCCCTCACCGGATATGGCAGCTCGGGCCCCTACCGGGACAAGAAGGCCTATGACCTACTCCTGCAGGGAGAGGTGGGGGTCATCTCCACCACCGGCACGCCAGAGGCCCCAGCCAAGGTAGGAATATCCATCGTCGATATCGCGGGCGGCATGTATGTGCTCAACGGCATCCTCCTCGCCCTGCTGGAAAGGGAGCGGACGGGGAGGGGCAGGGTGCTGGAGGTCTCCCTCTTCGATGCCATCGCTGAATGGATGCACGTGCCCCTTTTATACGTGATGCATACGGGTAGGCCCTTCCCACGGGCCGGTCAGCGGCACAATATGATCGTCCCCTATGGCCCCTACCGCTGTGGCCAGGAGGGGAGCGTCAATCTGGCCATCCAGAACCAGGAAGAGTGGCGACGCTTCTGCGCCGTGGTGCTGGAGGAGCCAGAACTGGCCGACGACCCCCGCTACGCCGACAACCAGAGGCGGGTGATGCACAGGGAGACCCTGGAGGCCCACATCGAGGAGCGGTTCGCATCCCTGGGGATATCGGAGGTGGTGCGCCGCCTGGAGGAGGCCGAGGTCCCCTATGGCCTGGTGCGCGACGTCACCGACCTGCCCCGTCATCCCCAGCTGGCGGCCCGCGGCCGCTGGCTGGAGGTGGGCAGCCCCGGCGGCCCTATCACTATGCTCCGCTTCCCCATTGAGGCACCGGGCTGGGAGCAGGAGCCTAGTCGCATTCCCGCCCTGGGCGAACATACGCGGGAGGTCCTCTCACGGCTGGGCCTCTCCCCGGAGGAGCTGGACGCCCTGGCCGAGGAAGGGGTCATCTAG